In Populus nigra chromosome 10, ddPopNigr1.1, whole genome shotgun sequence, the following proteins share a genomic window:
- the LOC133705751 gene encoding uncharacterized protein LOC133705751 — protein sequence MAPRDRDFVVDLESGVRNSVEDSCKDAGSGVKTPTKPLLANVCGAFADGTANGEERVNLCGYVSDSGGGSADHAKLEGEISVDQVEKKMVKGKHKKTSNKKPPRPPRGPSLDAADQKLIKEISELAMLKRARIERMKALKKLKATKPSSNNNLFAVVLTILFCLVILFQGMSSRATSASSMGSPVSSETAGDGLISVQYFGNPSASESNGPGSGYPNFIETIAGSDPPKNPRTVR from the exons ATGGCTCCAAGAGATAGAGATTTTGTGGTTGATCTTGAAAGTGGGGTGAGAAATAGTGTTGAAGATTCATGTAAAGATGCAGGTTCAGGAGTAAAAACACCAACAAAGCCGTTGCTTGCTAATGTTTGTGGGGCATTCGCTGATGGGACAGCCAATGGTGAAGAGAGGGTAAATTTGTGTGGCTACGTGTCAGACTCTGGTGGTGGTTCTGCAGACCATGCGAAGTTGGAGGGTGAAATATCTGTTGATCAAGTAGAGAAGAAAATGGTAAAGGGGAAGCATAAAAAAACGAGCAATAAAAAGCCTCCTAGGCCTCCACGAGGTCCATCATTGGATGCTGCTGACCAGAAGCTGATCAAGGAGATTTCTGAACTAGCCATGTTGAAGCGTGCAAGGATTGAGCGGATGAAGgccttgaagaaattaaaagctaCAAAGCCATCATCCAATAACAATCTATTTGCCGTGGTGCTCACCATTCTATTTTGCCTTGTGATTCTCTTTCAAG GAATGTCATCCAGAGCTACATCTGCAAGCTCAATGGGATCTCCTGTGTCATCAGAGACAGCTGGTGATGGTTTAATTTCAGTTCAATACTTTGGGAATCCATCTGCAAGCGAGTCTAATGGACCTGGGTCTGGATATCCGAA CTTCATAGAAACAATTGCTGGTTCAGATCCTCCCAAAAATCCAAGAACTGTGCGATGA
- the LOC133704814 gene encoding uncharacterized protein LOC133704814, with translation MRTSVSSLSILLLYILLLSAPLPLTQCGDLVGQICKKTPFYDLCVLSLQPNSGTDVKTLASKMANLVLSNVTDTLNFIQGLVKQETGTSLERPLADCAELYIPVVKYNLPQAIDALIRGRYGFANYVFSDVSKQADACEKNFSAEDESPLTDRNKLISNLCDVAVAIINILQKGF, from the coding sequence ATGAGAACTTCAGTCTCTTCACTGTCCATTCTCCTTCTTTACATCCTCCTCCTCTCAGCTCCTTTACCACTAACCCAATGTGGTGATCTAGTAGGCCAGATATGCAAGAAGACACCCTTCTACGACCTTTGTGTCTTGTCTTTACAACCAAACTCAGGTACTGATGTTAAAACTCTAGCCTCTAAAATGGCTAATCTCGTCTTGTCCAATGTGACCGATACCCTGAATTTCATCCAAGGCTTAGTTAAACAGGAAACTGGGACATCATTAGAGAGGCCACTGGCTGATTGTGCAGAGTTGTACATACCAGTTGTCAAGTACAATCTTCCTCAAGCCATTGATGCTTTGATTAGAGGAAGGTATGGATTTgccaattatgttttttctgaTGTTTCCAAACAAGCTGATGCTTGTGAAAAAAACTTCTCGGCTGAGGATGAATCACCATTGACTGATAGGAATAAACTTATCAGCAATCTTTGTGATGTCGCGGTAGCCATTATCAATATATTGCAGAAGGGTTTCTGA
- the LOC133704992 gene encoding probable WRKY transcription factor 48 isoform X2: MNEMKQNRNISIVRINSVEKREEKKELTRTALKTENFNMANSTFITPPPTSDIDHMPNVFSLSTPPPPPPPPTSSIFDMIPCDISTGGDQKAGSLGFMDLLDINQDFGASASLFEWFNQNPVVGSPQQQLSFVPSPASTVPETSEVLNNPATPNSSASISSSSNEAGEDAFQQVKAGDQEEEQDQDKNKKQLKPKKRSQKRLREPRFAFMTKSEVDHLDDGYRWRKYGQKAVKNSPYPRSYYRCTSAGCGVKKRVERSSDDPSIVVTTYEGQHIHPSPIIRGSIGIFADSSGFGAATSSFVFPQPLYQQKHASLILCPLR; this comes from the exons atGAATGAAATGAAGCAGAATCGTAATATCAGTATTGTGCGCATAAATTCTGtggagaagagagaagagaagaaagagttAACAAGAACAGCATTAAAGACAGAGAATTTCAATATGGCAAATTCTACATTCATTACACCACCACCAACAAGTGATATTGATCACATGCCTAATGTATTTTCTCTatcaacaccaccaccaccaccaccaccaccaacaagTAGCATCTTTGACATGATACCATGTGATATTAGTACTGGTGGAGATCAAAAGGCGGGGTCTTTAGGATTTATGGACTTGCTTGATATCAACCAAGATTTTGGCGCTTCTGCTTCTTTATTTGAATGGTTCAATCAGAATCCGGTTGTGGGGTCTCCGCAGCAGCAACTGTCTTTCGTCCCTTCACCGGCATCAACTGTACCGGAAACATCGGAGGTGTTGAATAACCCAGCAACTCCGAATTCATCAGCTTCTATCTCTTCCTCTTCGAATGAAGCCGGAGAGGATGCTTTCCAACAAGTTAAAGCTGGAGATCAAGAGGAAGAGCAGGATCAAGATAAGAACAAGaaaca gttaaaaccaaaaaagaggAGCCAAAAAAGGCTAAGAGAGCCGAGATTTGCTTTCATGACAAAGAGTGAAGTTGATCACCTAGATGATGGGTACAGGTGGAGGAAGTACGGCCAGAAAGCTGTGAAAAACAGTCCCTATCCAAG GAGTTATTATCGTTGCACTAGTGCAGGCTGTGGTGTGAAGAAGAGAGTGGAGAGATCATCAGATGATCCATCTATTGTTGTTACAACATATGAAGGACAACACATACATCCAAGCCCAATAATTAGAGGAAGTATTGGAATCTTTGCTGATTCTAGTGGTTTTGGTGCTGCAACGTCGTCTTTTGTATTTCCGCAACCTCTGTACCAGCAAAAACATGCTTCCCT GATATTGTGCCCTCTCAGATGA
- the LOC133704692 gene encoding peroxidase 40-like has protein sequence MAMGLAICFMMLIKLVIALAKTPTTLNTTCVGDIGVLLQFDVYQESCPEAEPIILSWVQSAISEEPRMAASLLRLHFHDCFVNGCDASVLLDDAENFVGEKTAPPNLNSLRGFEVIDAIKSDLESVCPETVSCADILAIVARDSVLLSGGPGWEVQMGRRDSLTASKAAATNNIPAPNSSVATLVANFQNVGLTQNDMVALSGAHTMGKARCSTFSSRFQSPSNSGGPDVNMDFVQSLQQLCSETADSTTTVAHLDLVTPATFDNQYYVNLLSGEGLLPSDQVLVVQDDRTREIVESYAEDPLLFFEDFKNSMIKMGALGPLTGDSGEIRVNCRAVN, from the exons ATGGCCATGGGCTTAGCCATTTGTTTTATGATGCTTATTAAGCTTGTAATTGCGTTGGCAAAGACACCAACCACCTTGAACACAACATGTGTGGGTGATATTGGTGTCTTATTGCAGTTTGATGTTTACCAAGAATCCTGCCCAGAGGCGGAACCTATTATACTATCTTGGGTTCAAAGTGCAATCTCCGAGGAACCACGAATGGCAGCTTCCCTGCTTCGTCTTCACTTCCATGATTGCTTTGTTAAT GGATGTGATGCTTCAGTGCTGCTAGATGATGCTGAGAACTTTGTGGGTGAAAAAACTGCACCACCCAACTTGAATTCACTAAGAGGGTTTGAAGTGATTGATGCCATTAAATCTGATCTGGAATCTGTTTGTCCTGAAACAGTTTCTTGTGCTGATATTCTCGCAATCGTTGCCAGAGATTCTGTTCTTCTA TCTGGTGGACCAGGCTGGGAAGTCCAAATGGGGAGGAGGGACAGCTTGACTGCTAGCAAGGCAGCAGCGACTAACAACATCCCTGCTCCAAATTCTAGTGTAGCAACTCTAGTGGCTAATTTTCAGAATGTCGGACTCACACAAAATGATATGGTCGCCCTCTCAG GTGCGCACACAATGGGAAAAGCGAGGTGCTCAACTTTTAGCTCTCGGTTCCAGAGCCCTAGTAACTCCGGTGGCCCTGATGTTAATATGGACTTCGTTCAGTCGCTGCAGCAACTATGCTCAGAAACTGCTGACAGCACCACGACAGTAGCACATCTTGACCTGGTGACCCCAGCTACATTTGACAACCAATACTACGTTAATCTTCTTTCAGGAGAGGGATTGCTTCCATCAGACCAGGTTCTTGTGGTTCAAGATGATCGCACACGTGAGATTGTAGAATCTTATGCGGAGGACCCGTTATTGTTCTTTGAGGACTTCAAGAATTCCATGATCAAAATGGGAGCCTTAGGGCCACTTACTGGTGACAGTGGCGAAATACGTGTGAATTGTAGGGCTGTCAATTAA
- the LOC133704129 gene encoding galactokinase-like, protein MAKLEETPIPCFSSLEAVYGDGSQLEEAKLRFDHLNSKFLQVFGHPPDVFARSPGRVNLIGEHIDYEGYSVLPMAIRQDTIIAIRKNHAQKVLRIANVNDKYTECTYPVDPNQAIDLKNHKWGHYFICGYKGFYEFAKSKGVDMGDAVGLDVIVDGTVPTGSGLSSSAAFVCSATIAIMAAFDVNFPKKEIAQLTCECERHIGTQSGGMDQAISVMAKTGFAELIDFNPIRATDVQLPAGGTFVIAHSLAESQKAVTAATNYNNRVVECRLASIVLGIKLGMKQQDAISNVKTLSNVEGLCVSFANSRGSSDPVIAVKELLKDKPYTTEEIEAITGESLQSIFKNSPSSLDVLKAAEHFKLHHRAAHVYSEAKRVHAFKDAVSSDLSDEDKLKKLGELMNESHYSCSVLYECSCPELEELVKICRDNDALGARLTGAGWGGCAVALVKEATVPQFILNLKEKFYQSRIDKGVISKNDLGLYVFASKPSSGAAIFKFKRGFLLIER, encoded by the exons ATGGCGAAGCTTGAGGAGACGCCAATCCCATGTTTCTCATCTCTAGAGGCTGTTTACGGAGACGGATCTCAGCTTGAAGAAGCTAAACTCCGTTTTGATCACTTGAACTCCAAGTTTCTTCAAGTTTTTGGTCACCCTCCTGATGTCTTTGCTCGTTCTCCAG GGAGAGTGAATTTGATTGGAGAGCATATTGATTATGAAGGCTACTCGGTGTTGCCAATGGCAATAAGGCAAGATACTATTATAGCAATCCGTAAAAATCATGCACAAAAAGTTCTTCGAATCGCAAATGTTAATGACAAATATACAGAGTGCACTTATCCTGTTGATCCTAATCAG GCAATTGACTTGAAGAATCATAAATGGGGTCATTATTTCATTTGTGG GTATAAGGGTTTTTATGAATTTGCGAAATCAAAAGGAGTGGATATGGGTGACGCGGTTGGACTTGATGTTATTGTTGATGGAACTGTTCCAACAG GTTCTGGTTTGTCAAGCTCTGCTGCGTTTGTTTGCTCTGCTACCATTGCTATTATGGCTGCTTTTGATGTGAACTTTCCAAAG AAAGAAATTGCCCAGCTAACATGTGAGTGTGAAAGGCATATTGGAACACAATCTGGAGGAATGGACCAG GCAATCTCTGTCATGGCCAAAACTGGATTTGCAGAGCTTATTGATTTCAACCCCATTCGGGCAACTGACGTGCAACTTCCTGCTGGTGGAACTTTTGTGATTGCACATTCTTTGGCTGAATCTCAGAAGGCAGTCACTGCTGCTACAAATTACAACAACAGAGTAGTTGAATGTCGACTCGCTTCT ATCGTACTTGGCATAAAGTTGGGAATGAAACAACAAGATGCAATATCAAACGTCAAAACTCTTTCCAATGTTGAGGGATTGTGTGTATCATTCGCTAATAGTCGTGGCTCTTCTGATCCTGTCATTGCTGTTAAG GAACTTTTGAAAGATAAACCATATACTACTGAAGAAATTGAGGCAATTACCGGGGAAAGTCTTCAATCAATCTTCAAAAATTCCCCATCTTCTTTGGATGTTCTAAAAGCAGCCGAGCACTTCAAGTTACATCAT AGGGCTGCTCATGTTTATTCTGAAGCCAAGCGAGTCCATGCTTTCAAGGATGCTGTGTCATCAGATTTAAG TGATGAGGACAAGCTAAAGAAGCTCGGTGAGCTCATGAACGAGAGTCACTACAGCTGCAGCGTTCTATATGAATGCAG CTGCCCCGAGTTGGAAGAACTTGTAAAGATTTGCCGGGATAATGATGCTTTGGGGGCTAGACTTACAGGAGCTGGATGGGGTGGCTGTGCGGTTGCTTTGGTGAAAGAGGCTACTGTCCCTCAGTTCATCCTCAATTTGAAG GAAAAGTTCTATCAATCAAGAATTGACAAGGGAGTAATCAGCAAGAATGATCTTGGCCTCTATGTTTTTGCTTCAAAGCCTTCAAGTGGTGCTgctattttcaagttcaaacgGGGCTTTCTCCTCATTGAAAGATAG
- the LOC133704609 gene encoding glutelin type-D 1-like: MEVDLSPKLCKKVYGGDGGSYYAWSPAELAMLKEGNIGAAKLALEKNGFALPRYSDSAKVAYVLQGNGVAGIVLPEKEENVVALKKGDAIALPFGVVTWWYNKEDTELVVLFLGDTSTAHKTGEFTDFFLTGSNGIFTGFSSEFVSRAWDVDDKAVKTLVGNQTAKGIVKLDGSFKMPEPKKESREGFVYNCEEAPLDVDIKDGGKVVLLNTKNLPLVAEVGLGADLVRLDGKAMCSPGFSCDSALQVTYIVSGSGRVQVVGVDGRRVLETTVKAGHLFIVPRFFVVSKICDPDGMSWFSIITTPNPIFTHLAGRTSVWKALSPQVLEASLKVSPDDEQLFRSKRMNEEIFFPPPQ; this comes from the exons ATGGAAGTTGATCTGTCACCAAAATTGTGCAAGAAGGTGTATGGAGGAGATGGTGGGTCTTATTATGCGTGGAGCCCAGCTGAGCTTGCCATGCTAAAAGAAGGGAACATAGGTGCAGCCAAGCTGGCCCTTGAAAAGAATGGTTTTGCTCTTCCTCGTTACTCTGATTCTGCCAAGGTTGCTTATGTTCTTCAAG GGAATGGGGTAGCTGGTATTGTTCTTCCTGAGAAAGAAGAGAATGTTGTTGCCCTTAAGAAGGGTGATGCTATTGCTCTTCCTTTCGGTGTCGTTACATGGTGGTATAACAAAGAGGACACTGAACTTGTAGTTCTCTTCCTGGGTGACACCTCTACAGCCCACAAAACTGGTGAATTCACCGATTTCTTTTTGACTGGCTCCAATGGCATTTTCACTGGCTTCTCTTCTGAGTTCGTGAGCCGAGCATGGGATGTGGATGATAAGGCTGTGAAGACCCTAGTTGGAAACCAGACAGCCAAAggcattgtcaagcttgatGGATCCTTTAAGATGCCTGAACCCAAAAAGGAAAGCCGTGAGGGCTTTGTATACAATTGTGAGGAAGCTCCACTAGATGTTGATATTAAGGATGGTGGAAAGGTTGTTCTTTTAAATACCAAGAACCTTCCTTTGGTTGCTGAGGTTGGGCTTGGTGCTGATCTTGTTAGACTGGATGGAAAAGCCATGTGCTCTCCTGGTTTTTCTTGTGACTCTGCTTTACAAGTGACATACATTGTCAGTGGTAGTGGCCGTGTTCAAGTTGTTGGGGTCGATGGCCGCAGGGTCTTGGAAACAACCGTCAAGGCAGGTCATTTGTTCATTGTTCCTAGGTTCTTTGTTGTTTCAAAGATTTGTGATCCAGATGGGATGTCATGGTTCTCCATCATCACCACTCCCAA TCCTATATTCACTCATTTGGCTGGAAGGACTTCTGTGTGGAAGGCTCTATCTCCTCAAGTGCTAGAGGCGTCTCTCAAAGTATCGCCTGATGATGAGCAGCTTTTCCGCTCCAAGAGAATGAATGAGGAAATTTTCTTCCCACCTCCACAATGA
- the LOC133705884 gene encoding GPN-loop GTPase QQT2-like produces MDIDSKLNKLDINSGDEASSSTQVQVDSKGTAEDKDELADSMNNLNVEASSSGQVGPTFRRKPVIIIVVGMAGSGKTTFLHRLVCHTQASRIRGYVLNLDPAVMTLPYGANIDIRDTVKYKEVMKQFNLGPNGGILTSLNLFATKFDEVIQVIEKRADQLDYVLVDTPGQIEIFTWSASGAIITEAFASTFPTVVAYVVDTPRSSSPVTFMSNMLYACSILYKTRLPLVLVFNKTDVAQHQFAIEWMEDFEAFQGAMRSDDSYMSTFSQSLSLVLDEFYKNLRSVGVSAVSGAGMDAFFKAIEASAEEYMETYKADLDKRRVEKQRLEEEQQKQNMEKLRKDMENSGGQSVVLSTGLKDKARHNNMVDEEDEEDEEDIEDDDSEVFTEEDVIDEDEDEDEEVARFSF; encoded by the exons ATGGATATTGATTCTAAGCTCAACAAATTGGATATCAACTCTGGGGATGAAGCCTCATCATCAACACAAGTGCAAGTGGATTCTAag GGAACTGCTGAAGACAAGGATGAATTAGCTGACTCAATGAATAACTTGAATGTGGAAGCATCCTCATCTGGGCAGGTGGGACCTACATTCAGAAGAAAACCGGttatcatcattgttgttggaATGGCAG GTAGTGGGAAAACAACTTTTCTTCATAGGTTGGTTTGCCACACACAAGCTTCAAGGATTCGTGGTTATGTGCTCAACCTTGACCCTGCTGTGATGACGCTCCCCTATGGTGCAAATATTGATATAAGGGACACTGTTAAGTACAAGGAAGTGATGAAGCAGTTTAATCTTGGACCTAACGGTGGAATCCTGACTTCTCTTAACTTGTTTGCAACAAAGTTTGATGAG GTCATTCAAGTCATTGAGAAGCGAGCAGATCAGCTTGATTATGTTCTTGTGGATACACCTGGTCAAATTGAGATTTTCACTTGGTCTGCTTCTGGAGCTATCATTACCGAAGCTTTTGCTTCAACCTTTCCAACTGTGGTTGCTTATGTAGTTGACACACCTCGTTCCTCAAGCCCAGTAACTTTCATGAGCAATATGCTTTACGCTTGCAGCATCCTCTATAAGACGCGGTTGCCTCTTGTGTTGGTATTCAACAAAACTGATGTGGCTCAACACCAATTTGCTATAGAg TGGATGGAAGATTTTGAAGCCTTTCAAGGAGCAATGAGGTCAGATGATTCATACATGTCTACTTTTTCTCAAAGCCTCTCCCTAGTGCTAGATGaattctataaaaatttgagatcagtTGGGGTCTCTGCTGTTTCTGGAGCTGGAATGGATGCCTTCTTCAAGGCCATTGAAGCCAGTGCTGAGGAGTATATGGAAACTTACAA GGCTGATCTTGATAAGAGACGGGTAGAGAAGCAACGTTTGGAGGAAGAGCAGCAAAAACAGAACATGGAAAAGCTGAGGAAGGACATGGAAAATTCAGGGGGACAATCTGTTGTTTTGAGCACTGGTTTAAAGGATAAAGCCCGTCATAATAACATGGTCGATGAGGAAGATGAGGAGGATGAGGAGGACATTGAAGATGATGATTCTGAGGTGTTTACTGAAGAAGATGTTATagatgaggatgaggatgaggatgaaGAGGTGGCCAGGTTCTCTTTCTAG
- the LOC133704992 gene encoding probable WRKY transcription factor 48 isoform X1, translated as MNEMKQNRNISIVRINSVEKREEKKELTRTALKTENFNMANSTFITPPPTSDIDHMPNVFSLSTPPPPPPPPTSSIFDMIPCDISTGGDQKAGSLGFMDLLDINQDFGASASLFEWFNQNPVVGSPQQQLSFVPSPASTVPETSEVLNNPATPNSSASISSSSNEAGEDAFQQVKAGDQEEEQDQDKNKKQLKPKKRSQKRLREPRFAFMTKSEVDHLDDGYRWRKYGQKAVKNSPYPRSYYRCTSAGCGVKKRVERSSDDPSIVVTTYEGQHIHPSPIIRGSIGIFADSSGFGAATSSFVFPQPLYQQKHASLYSSSPSLNFTSSTTRFSPSFSLQERRLGSPPSLLRDHGLLQDIVPSQMIRKEAKEE; from the exons atGAATGAAATGAAGCAGAATCGTAATATCAGTATTGTGCGCATAAATTCTGtggagaagagagaagagaagaaagagttAACAAGAACAGCATTAAAGACAGAGAATTTCAATATGGCAAATTCTACATTCATTACACCACCACCAACAAGTGATATTGATCACATGCCTAATGTATTTTCTCTatcaacaccaccaccaccaccaccaccaccaacaagTAGCATCTTTGACATGATACCATGTGATATTAGTACTGGTGGAGATCAAAAGGCGGGGTCTTTAGGATTTATGGACTTGCTTGATATCAACCAAGATTTTGGCGCTTCTGCTTCTTTATTTGAATGGTTCAATCAGAATCCGGTTGTGGGGTCTCCGCAGCAGCAACTGTCTTTCGTCCCTTCACCGGCATCAACTGTACCGGAAACATCGGAGGTGTTGAATAACCCAGCAACTCCGAATTCATCAGCTTCTATCTCTTCCTCTTCGAATGAAGCCGGAGAGGATGCTTTCCAACAAGTTAAAGCTGGAGATCAAGAGGAAGAGCAGGATCAAGATAAGAACAAGaaaca gttaaaaccaaaaaagaggAGCCAAAAAAGGCTAAGAGAGCCGAGATTTGCTTTCATGACAAAGAGTGAAGTTGATCACCTAGATGATGGGTACAGGTGGAGGAAGTACGGCCAGAAAGCTGTGAAAAACAGTCCCTATCCAAG GAGTTATTATCGTTGCACTAGTGCAGGCTGTGGTGTGAAGAAGAGAGTGGAGAGATCATCAGATGATCCATCTATTGTTGTTACAACATATGAAGGACAACACATACATCCAAGCCCAATAATTAGAGGAAGTATTGGAATCTTTGCTGATTCTAGTGGTTTTGGTGCTGCAACGTCGTCTTTTGTATTTCCGCAACCTCTGTACCAGCAAAAACATGCTTCCCTGTATAGCTCATCACCTTCTTTAAACTTTACTTCAAGTACTACTCGTTTTAGtccttccttttctcttcaagagAGAAGGTTGGGGAGCCCACCTTCTTTGCTTAGAGACCATGGCCTTCTTCAGGATATTGTGCCCTCTCAGATGATCAGAAAGGAGGCTAAAGAGGAGTAG